From the genome of Fundidesulfovibrio terrae:
CGCCTACCATCCCGGCCGCTCCTGCGGCTCGGGCCAGGGTGGCGATGGCCCTGGACACCCGGTCGGCGGGCAGGAACTCGGAGGTCCGGGCCATGAGCCCGAACGCTTCGGTGAGCAGGGCGTCACCCGCCAGGATGGCCATGGCCTCCCCGAACACCTTGTGGTTGGAGGGCCTGCCCCGGCGCAGGTCGTCGTCGTCCATGGCCGGAAGGTCGTCGTGCACCAGCGAATAGGTGTGGATGTATTCAAACGACGCGGCAAAGGGCATGGCTGCCTGGGCGGGCGCGCCCAGCATGCGCGCGAAGCACAGGCACAAGACGGGCCGCAGGCGCTTGCCCCCGGCCAGCAGGCTGTATTCCATGGACTCCAGGAGTCCCGCCGGGATGCCCTTTCCCTTGAGCGAACCGCGCAGGAAGGCTTCCACTCCGTCGGCGTAATTCTTCAAGCGTTGCTTGACAGGCACGTCACTTCTCCTCGCTTGCGTTGGCGTCGAACGGCGCGAGCCCTTCCGGTGTCACCTGGCTCACGGCCAGCCGGGCCTCGTCCAGCTGTTTGCGGCAGGAGGCCGTGAGCGAAAGCCCCTCCTTGTACAGGGACACGCCCTGCTCCAGGGCCAGCTCTCCGGATTCAAGCTGATCGACTATCTTCTGCAACCGTTCGAGATTGTTTTCGAAACTATTCTGCTTGTCGTTCATGAGCCCCCCTTGCCCCCAAGGCCTTCGGCGCTTTCGGCCGTGAACAGCGGGGTCGGGTCCACGGCCTGGCCCAGAATCTTCATGCCGAAATGAAGGTGTGGACCCGTGGCGCGCCCGGAGGCCCCCACCTGTCCCACCTGATGGCCGCGCTCCACGTACTGGCCCAGCACAACGTCAACGCGCGACAGATGGAAGTACATGGAGATCACGCCCTGTCCGTGATCGATGAATACCGACTTTCCGTTGAAGTAGAAATCCCCCACCAGGACCACCTTGCCCTGGTTGGCGGCAGCGACCGGGTCGCCTGTCTTGCCGTCCAGGTCCAGCCCGGAATGGGGGCTGCGCGGCTGGCCGTTCAAAATCCGGCGCAGGCCGAAGGCGCTGGTCACCTCGCCCGGAACGGGACGGAGAAACGGAAAGCTCCAGAAACGGCGGGGTGTTATTCCGGCCAGGGCCTTGGTGATCAGTTCCTGCTCGCGCTTGATGCGGGCCAGATCATCCTTGGAAGGCGTGACCATCTTGGGCGGCAGCTTCAGGCGCTGTTCCGGGAAATCCACGGCGTTGACCGTGATCTTGCCCAGCACCATCTCGCGCCGGTTGGGCCGCAGGGCCTCCACCACAAGGGTCTGCTCGCCGTGGGGGCAGCCAAGCCCGGCGCCAAGGAGGACCTCGCCCCGAAACGCGCCTTCGCGCCTGTTCATGGTCACGTCCACGGTCTTTCCCAGCCACTCCACCGTGACCTTCTCCACCTGGTTCTGCAGGCGCACCTCCACCAGGAAGGGAGCTCCCTCGCCCACTGCCTCGGGCACAGTGACGGAAAGCGGCCCCTCCACCAGGGTGGCGGCCTGCGAGACGGCGGCGAACGCCAGAAAAAGAAGCGCCACGAGCGCCCGGATGATCATTTCCGGTTCTTCTCCACGCCCGAGACGGCGGTCTTCACCGTGCCGTCGCGGACCACGATGTCCAGTGCGTCGCCGGGGCGGACCTCGTCCACCCGACGCAGAAAAGTTCCATCGGCCTTGCGGGCCATGACATAGCCCCGATCGAGCGGGGCCTCGGGATCGAGCCCGGCAAGCCGCGCCGCCATGAGGTCCAGGCGCGCGGCCGAGCGTTCCAGGCAGCGCTCCCCAGTGGGTTGCAGACGGCTCGCCGCAGCCTCCAGGCGCGTACCGAGAGCCTCGATCCATGCAGGGCCGAACGCGCTCAGGCGTCGCTCCAGGCCGTCCAGCCGGGCTTCGCCCTGCGCGGGCAGGGCCTGTCCCGCGCGCGCAAGCCGCGCCTCAAGCATGCCGAGCGCGCCTTGCGGTCCGGCAGCCAACGCCCGTCCGGACCGGGCCAGACGCCCGCACAGGTCGTCCAGGCGCTCGCCCAGGCGATCGACCTTGCCCCGTGGGGACAGCCAGGACAATGCCTTCGCCAGCGCCTCCAGACGTTCAGCCTTACCACGCGTGAAACGCGAAAACGCCTGGTTCAAGCGCATGTCCAATTCGTCGGCGCGCTGGGCCAGCACCGCGCGGTCGGGCCACAGGAGCTGGGCCGCGTGGCTTGGCGTGGCAGCGCGCACGTCGGCCACCAGGTCCGCGATGGTGGTGTCCACCTCGTGCCCCACGCCGGTCAGCACGGGAACGGAGCTTTTGAACACCGCCTGGGCCACGGCCTCGGTGTTGAAGGCCCACAGGTCCTCGATGGAGCCGCCGCCCCGCGTCAGCACCACCACTTCGGCCCAGCCGTCGCTCGCGGCCGCGTCAAGGGCCTCGGCGATCTGGCCCGGAGCGGCCTCGCCCTGCACCAGGGCCGGAAAGATGCGCACCTCGCAACCCGTGCCGCGAGCATTCGCCACGCGCAGAAAATCCCGGATGGCCGCGCCCGTCGGAGCCGTGACCACGGCCACGCGCCGGGGATTTGCCGGAAGCGGGCGCTTGCGCTCAGGGGCGAACAGCCCCTGGGCCCCCATGCGCTGCTTGAGGGCCTCGAACTCCATGTAGAGCCGTCCCAGGCCCATGTCCTGCACCAGCTCCGCCACCAGCTGGTAGGCCCCGCGCGGGGCGTACACCGTGAGCCGCCCGGCGCAGAGCACGTCCGCTCCGTCGGCAAGCCAGGACGAATCCGCGGGACCGTCCATCACCTCGCCGGTCAGCGGGTCGTAGCGTTCCGAGCCGTTGAGAGTCACCCCGGACTGGCTGCCCTTGAACCAGACCACGTTCAGCACGGCTTCCTCGTCCTTGAGCGAGAAGTACACGTGCCCCGAGGCCGGACGGGCCAGGTTGGACACCTGACCCCGCACCCACACGAAGGGGAACTGGCCCTCCACGACGTCCTTGAGGGCGCGGGTGATCTCGCCGACGCGGAAGATGTGCTGCATCGGTCAGATCGCCGGTATGCGGTTCGTGGTGGCGGCCATCGTCGTGGGGGGAGCCTCCGGCGGCCAAAGGGCTCTCGCCCTATGGAATCCCTCATGGTGAATACGGTGCTGCCCGGAGCCCGTTCCGGAAAGCGCCAAGGGTTGTTCGGTCAAACGCTGGACCAGAGCTATCTGGCGTTCCAGCCGGCCAGCACCTGCTCCCGCCACGCGGTGAACGCGGCCTCGAAACCCTCCACCGGCAGCTCGGACTTCTCGCCCGTGCGGCGGTCCTTCACCTCGATCACGCCGCGCGCCAAGCCCTTGCCGCCGATGACGACCTGCATGGGCATGCCCATGAGGTCCACGTCCTTGAACTTCACGCCCGGGCGCTCGTCGCGGTCGTCCAGCAGCGCGTCCACGCCCTGGGTGCCCAGCCAGCCGTAGATTTCCTCGGCCTTGGCCAGGGCCTCGCCTTTCACGTCCAGGCACAGGACGGCCGCCTCGTAGGGAGCCAGGGCGGGCGGGAACTTGATGCCGTTGCCGTCGTGGTTCTGCTCGATGCAGGCCGCCACCACCCGCGACACGCCTATTCCGTAGCACCCCATGTACACGATGCGTTCCTTGCCCTGCTCGTCCAGGAAGGTGGCCTTCATGGCCTCGGAATACTTGTACCCCAGCTTGAACACGTGCCCCACCTCGATCCCCTTGGTCAGGGACAGGCCCGTGGCGCACTTGGGGCAGGGGTCGCCGCTCGTCACCGAACGCAGGTCCGCGTAGTTGGTGACGAAGGCGTCGTCGTCCAGGTCCACGTGGATCAGGTGCTCGTCGGCGGCGTTGGCGCCTACGACCCAGTCGGTGTCGTTGGCCAGCTCGCGGTCGGCCAGGATGGTCTTGATGTTCAGCTTCACCGGCCCGGCGAAGCCCACGGGAGCGCCGGTCCAGGCCTGCACCTGCTCGGGAGACGCCAGGGCCACGTCCTGGGCCTTGAGGGCGTTCTTCAGCTTCACTTCGTTGAGCTCGCGGTCGCCGCGCACCAGCGCGGCCACGGGCTGACCGTCGGCCACGAAAAGAAGCGTCTTGACCACCTTCTTCACGGGCACGTTCAGAAATTCCGCCACCTCCTCCACGGTGTGCTTTCCGGGCGTGGGCACGCGCTTGAACTCGGGGCAGTTGCCGGGCTTGGTCCCGGCGGGAGCCACGGCCTCGGCCTTCTCCAGGTTGGCCCCGTAGGCGCAGGCGGAGCAGGCTGCCACGGTGTCCTCGCCGGTGTCGGCCAGCACCATGAACTCGTGTGAGTAGTTGCCGCCGATGGAGCCGGTGTCGGCCTCGACCGCGCGGAACCTGAGCCCCAGGCGCTCGAAAATGCGGCAGTACGCGTCGTACATGCCCTTGTAGCTCACCATGGAGCCTTCCTCGTCCTTATCGAAGGAGTAGGCGTCCTTCATGAGGAACTCGCGCCCGCGCATGAGCCCGAAACGCGGCCTGATTTCGTCGCGGAACTTGCTTTGAATCTGGTACAGGTTCAGCGGCAGCTGCCTGTAGGAGCGTACTTCGTGGCGGATGAGGTCCGTGACCACCTCCTCGTGCGTGGGCCCGAGGCAGTAGTCGCGGTCATGACGGTCCTTGAAGCGCAAAAGCTCCTTGCCGTAGAACTCCCAGCGGCCCGTCTCCTGCCAGAGATCGGCCGGCTGGACACCGGGCATGAGAATTTCCAGGGCTCCGGCACGGTCCATCTCCTCGCGCACGATGCGCGCGGCCTTGTTGAGCGAGCGCAGCCCGAGGGGCAGGAAAGTGTAGATGCCCGAGGTGAGCTTGCGGATCATGCCCGCGCGCAGCATCAGCTTGTGGCTGACCACTTCGGCGTCGGCGGGATCTTCCTTCAGGGTTGGGGCGTAGTAGCGGCTCAGTCGCATCTTTCTTCGAACTCCGTTATGATGAGGTCCAGTTCTTTCATGAATTCGGCCAGGACGTTGGCCTCGCCGCGCACCTTGCGCACCACTTCCCCCTTGCGGAAGATCACGGCGCAGTCGCGGCCCCCGGCCAGCCCGATGTCTGCTTCGCGGGCCTCTCCCGGCCCGTTCACCACGCAGCCCATGACGGCCACCTTGATGGGCGTCTTCACATGGCGCAGCTTCTTTTCCACGGCCTCGGCCATGCCCGCCAAGTCGATCTCGGTGCGCCCACAGGTGGGGCAGGAGACCATCTCCGGGCCGCGCCTGCGCAGCCCCAGGCAGCGCAGAATCTCCCAGGCGGCGTCCATCTCGTTCAAGGGGTCGCCCGTGAGCGACACCCGAAGCGTGTCCCCCAGGCCCATCCACAGGAGAATGCCCAGCCCCACGCCGGACTTGGCCGCGCCCCGAAGCGGGGTTCCGGCCTCGGTGATGCCGATGTGCAGGGGGTAGTCCACCTTCTTGGACAGAAGGGAATAGGCCGCCACGGTGGCGGGCACCGAGGAGGACTTGAGCGAAATCTTGATCTGGTCGAAGTTCTCGTCCTCGAGCATGCGCACGTGGTGCAGGGCGCTCTCCACCATGGCCTCGGGGGTGGGGCCGCCGAACTTCTCCAGCAGGTGCTTCTCCACCGACCCCGAGTTGACCCCGATGCGTATGGGCGCGCCCCGCTCCTTTGCCGCGCGAACTACGGCCGCGACCTTGTCCTGGCCGCCGATGTTGCCGGGATTGATGCGCAGGCCGTCAACGCCCGCATCCAGCGACTTGAGCGCCAGGCGGTAGTCGAAGTGGATGTCAGCGATGACCGGGATGGGCGAGGCGGCCTTGATCTGCCGAAGCGCTTTCGCGGCGTCTTCGTCGGGAACCGCCAGGCGGATGATCTCGCACCCGGCCTCGGCCAATGCCGTCACCTGGGCGATGGACGCGGCCGCGTCGCGTGTGTCCGTGTTGGTCATGGACTGCACGCGGATGGGGTTGTCCCCACCCAGGAGGACGTCCCCCAGGCGTATGACCCGGTTTTTGTGGCGGATGATGGGTGAAATCGTCTGTTCGTGGCTCATGGAGGCAGGAAGCGTAGACGATTTCCCCGGCAAAGCCAACCGGAAGTAGCCCTCCCAGGACTGTCCGCACGGCGTTTCCGGCCGCAAGCCGAGGCAAGTCCGGTTCTCCTCCCGGACGGGCCGCGCGGTCACGGCAAGAGCCTCGGACTACGCATCCGCAGGCCCATGGATCGCCAGCGGCGCTCAGAAGTAGCCCAGGGCGCGCAGCTCGGCCATGCGGGCTTCCTTCTCCTGGTTGCGCCCGGCCCGCTCATCGAGCCCGTGGGCGGCCCTGGCCGTGCAGGGCACGCACCCGAGCGACCGGTACCCCCGGTCATAGAGCTCGCAGTACGGCAGCCCGCGCGCGGTCGTGTGCGCCCAGACGTCCATTTCGGTCCAGTGCAGGATGGGGTTGGCCTGGACGTAACCCTGCCGGTCCTCCAAGTGGGTCAGGTCCGTGCGAGAGGGGTTCTCGTCGGCGCGGATGCCGGTGATGAGCACCTCCAGGCCCAGTTCAGCCACCGCCCGCCTGAGCGGGCGCACCTTGAGCCCGCCGCAACAGGCCAGCTTGTCGGCGGCGATCCGGGTCGGAACGTCCTCGGGCAGGGGGCGGACGATCCGCAGGTCCACGTCCCACTCCTCGGCCATGCGGTCGCGGAAGGCCATGACCTCGGAAAACTTGTGCCCGGTATCCAGGTTGACGGCCAGCACGCGGCGCGACCCCATGGTCTCGCGCCACAGGTCCAGGACCACGGTGGAGTCCTTGCCGCCGGTCCAGGCCAGGGCGACGCGGGCCGGGTCATGGTGCTCAATCAGGGAGGACAGGGTGCGCCGGGTTTCCGCGAGCTTGTCTTGAAGGCTTTGCATATATGAAGAATCTTGCTTGAATTGTTGGAAGAGCAGGAGGTCCATGACCATTCTTGACGACATGGCCCGGCTGATCCTCGATCGGAATCTGTGCGTGCTGGCCACGAGCTCCGACGGCATGCCGCACGCCTCGCCCATGTTCTGCATGCCAGAGCCGGACCTCGAATACATCCATATGGCCACGCTCGCAAACACGCGCAAGTGGGCGAACATTGCGGGCCAACCCCAACATGGCCCGTCTATCGAAGAGGGGGAGCCAGCACTCACCGTGGGCAGCGTGCTCGCCACCGTGAAGGGAACCGGCCAGCGGGAGAGCATTCTGGTCCTTCTTGAGACGAGCCCCCCACCGGAAGGATTTCCTGCGGGTGTCCGAATTCGAGCTGATCCGCCGCAAGCCGCTCCAGATCTAGTTTTTGACCGGTGCTGAGAATTTCCGGCGAATTAATTTGCAAAAAAATTGAAAGATTGCTTGACGGTCCCGGGTAATGTCTTTAAACACCCTCTTCTCGACGACGCGCCCGTAGCTCAGCGGATAGAGCGCCGGACTACGAATCCGTAGGTCGCACGTTCAAATCGTGCCGGGCGCACCAAGAAAACAGGGGTTTAGGACAACGGTCCTAAGCCCCTTTTTCTTTTCCGACAGCGGAAGCTTGCCGCACGCCAAGGAGGCCGCCATCATGAAGATTCTCATTCTTGCCGCAATCCTGACCTTATCCCTGTCGTTCCCGGGGAACGCGGAAGATGAGCAGGGAAAAGCCTTGTACGACAACAAGGGGAACTTCCAGGGCATCGCAAAGTCTGATTCGGCGGGGGGCTGGAACATCATGAGCAAGACGGGCGAGCTTGTGGCCCATGTGGACGCCCAGGGAAACGTCACCGATCCCCAGGGCCGCCCCAAGGGCCATGTGCGGCCAGCGCCTCAGGCGAAGCCCGCGCAGTGACCAGGCCGCGTCTCGTCATCATGCCTGGAGCGACACGAAAGCGGGCCGCCGGGTGTTCAGGGATTCTTGATCGTCAGGCGCGTCGAGGCTTCGCCACGGTCAATGCCTAGCCGAAAGAACGCCTGTCCACGGTCGCGACCAGGATTCCCGCGATGATGAGCCCGCCGCCGAAAATGTGGAACAGGGCGATATGTTCGTCCAGGATAACCACGGACTCAATAGCAGCAAACAGCGGCAGGCTGTAGTACACGATTCCCGCCAGGACCGGCCCGATGACGGAAATGGCCTTCGTCCAGAGCAGGTACGCGGCGAAGGAACAACCTATGCCGGCGTAGAGCACCGCCACAACCACGGAGGCATTCCAGGTCGGAGCGGGCATCACGGCCGCCTCCCACACCAGCGCGGGAACCATCAGAACTATGCCTGCGCCGAACATCGCCGCGTTGAAGCCCTCAAGGGAAATGCTGGCCGGTCTTTTGCGAATGAAGAGCGAGTACACCGCGAAGCAGGCCGAACCAGCCAGGGCCCACAGGTCCCCCGGGGTGAATTTCACCGCGGCGATATGTTGCCAGTCGCCGCGTGAAATGAGGGCCAGCACCCCCACGAGGACCACACCGACCCCTGCCAGGCGGCGGTAGGTGATGGGCTCGCCATAGATGATGCGCGACATGACGATGATCATGATCGGGGCCGTGGGGACCAGAAGCGCCATGTTCAGGCTTTGCGTGGTCTGGCCGGCCTTGTAGATCAGCGCGTTGAGGGCGGCGACCCCGACGAGGGCCATGGCGGCCAGGTAGCGCCAATGCTTTCGCATGCCGGGCCAATCGGCTCGGAGCTTGGGCAGGGCCACCGGAAGCATGCAGACAAGCGCCAGGGTCCACCGCCAGAAGTTCAGCTGAAGGGGCGGGATGTCGTGCGCGACGCCGCGGGCCAATACGAAATTACCCGCCCAGATGATCGTCGCGGCCAGGGCGGCGAGGTAGCCGTTTATCTTTGAGTTTGGTGGCATTGGGGGCTCTTTGGAGGCCGCGAAGACATTGCGGCCCAGTCGGGAGAGCTTACAGCGCTGCGGAGGGCGAGGCAACACGCGAGGCTGCTTCGATGGCGTGCGAGCCTGGCCGCCCGGCGGGACGACAATCCGCCCTTCTTCGATTATGCGTAGTTGACACGTTGCCTATCTCTGATCACCTAGGGGCAGAATGCGCAGGATGCGACGCCCCGCGAGCAGCCTCCACATCGCGCGGACATCGGATACCGCCATATCGGACAAAGGAAGCGAACCATGAACATAACCGTCCCCCCCGAGCTGGACCAGATCTACCTCGCCGGCCCCCTGTTCTCCGAGGCCAAGCAGGCGTGGCATCGCTCCACCAAGGCCCGCATCCAGTCCGAGACCGGCCGCAAGGTCATCTGGCCATACGAATTGCTCGATCAGTCCGAGATAGCGACCTGGGGCAACGACGCCCCCCGCAGGGTGATGGAGCGTTGCCGGGACGCCATGGCCGCCTGCAGTCTGGTGGTGGCGCTCCTGGACGGCCCCCAGGTCGACGACGGGACGGCCTGGGAAATCGGTTTCGCCCACGCCAGGTGCATCCCGGTCATCGGCATACGCACGGATTTCCGCGCCGCCGGAGACGTGCCGGGAGCCCTGGTTAACGCCATGATCCACGCCAGCTGCGAGCGGATCGTACGGAGCGTGGACGAACTGATCAAAGTGTTGAAGGCGATGTAGCGGGACAGGCGCGCACAGCGGTCGGACGCCTCGGCGCATGCGCCGAGGAACGAGAAGGCCGATCCTGGTCGATCTCGCGAACATGTTCTCAAGGGCCCTGGCCGAAACCAGGGCCTTTTGTTTTTACGATGGAGCGCTCTCGACGCGGAGCCCGGTATCGGCCGAAAGAGGCCGACACCGGGCGGGAGAACGAAACCGCCCGGGTTTCAATACCCCAGGTTCTTGCGCACGCACAGGTCGCGCGCGTGGTTGCAGTTGGCGATGCACACGGCGCGCTGGTTGGCATCTATATTCGTGTTGCAGGCGTTTGAGCAGCCGGTCCAGACCGTGTTGCAGTTGGCCTGGACATGCCTGGAGCGGTCATGCTGGGGGTTCTGCCCGCCGCCTGCACGACCCTCGATGACCACGGCCGGCGGAGGGGCTGGCACGTAGTAGCCGGGAGGCGGTGACGGAGCGTAATAAACCGGCGGTGGAGGCGGTGGCGGGGGCGGCGCATAGACCACGGGTCTGGGTTCATCCAACAGGACGATGCATCCCGTGGCGAGCCACGCCGAGGCCAACAGGACGGCGAACATCATGAGAGGCAATCTTCTACGGGCGATACGCATGTATTCCTCACACGGCAAAGGTGGGCCTCCTGTACGCCAGGTTGCCCACAAAAGCCCGTGTTGGTCGATTACTTTTTTGACAGAGTGATGGTACGCCGTGATGCTCACGGGCCATGCCGATCTGGAGTCCGTCATGTCGGCGGTGAATCAGGGGCACGTTTTCCGTTTCCTGACCAAGCCCTGTGCACGCGCGGAGGCGCGCTCATGCTGGCCCAGGGGCTCGAAATGAGCCGCTCCATGATCGAACGCCTGGAGAATCTGGCCTAGTCGCGTTCCATCAGGGAGCCCATCGCCGTGTTCATCCCGGCCCCCGAGCCTCACAAGATGCCTTAAAGCGTGGATATGTACTTGGCCAGGGCCTGCATGTCCTCGTCGCTCAGGTTCTTCACCAGGTTTTCCATGACCGTTTTCTTCTCACCGCCGTAGGTCTTGGCCTTGTAGCCGGTGAGGGCCTTGAGCACGTCTCCCTCGGCCTTGCTCTTCAGGAGCTTGCTGCCGTCCTGGCCGTGGCATCCCTGGCACCGCACGTACAGCTCCTTGCCATCGGCTGCAGCGGACACGGAAGCGAACATGCACACAAGAGCCAAACCGAGAGTGCAGGACATGATTCTCATGAAATTCCTCCGTATTTGTCGCAATGAAGATGTTTTGATACTGATCATCCCGAATCTACCGGACACTACGCCGCAAGGCAACAGGAGAAGCCGCTTATGACCATCGACGCATCCTCTCCCGCTGAACTGCTCCGGATTTCCGGCTCCTATTGGCCGACCTGCGCCCTGCACGCAGGGGCGATGCTCGACGTCTTCACGCCGCTCGACGGAGGCCCGGCGTCCGCCGCTTCCCTGGCGCCCTCCCTTGCGTGCGACGCCAGGGCGCTCACGATGCTCCTGAACGCCCTCGCCGCCATGGGCCTCGTCACCAAGGACGGCGACGCCTACGCCCTGAGCGATGCCGCCCGCCGGTTCCTGGTGAAGACCTCGCCGGACTACGTCGGCTACATCATCCGCCACCACCACCGGCTCATGCCCTCCTGGGCGCAGCTTCCCGACGCGGTACGCTCCGGGAAACCCGTGCGGGGTCGCGGCGGATCCGGGGACGGCCGCGAAGACTTCCTCCTGGGCATGTACAACCTAGCCTCGGCCATCGCCCCCAGGCTTGCCAAGTGCATCGACCTCACCGGCAGGGAGCGCTTCCTTGACCTGGGAGGCGGCCCCGGCACCTACGCGGTCCACTTCTGTCTGGCCAATCCGGGCCTGCAGGCCAGCGTGTTCGACCTGGACACGTCCGAGGCTTTCGCCCGCACCATCGCCGCCCGGCACGGCGTCGCGGACCGCATCGGCTTCATCCCGGGCGACTACCTCCAGGATCCCGTTCCCGGGGGATTTGATGTGGCCTGGCTGTCGCACATCCTGCACGCCGAAGATCCGGCTGGATGCCGGACCATCATCGGCAAGGCCGCCAAGGCACTCAAACCGGGCGGACTCGTGTTCATCCATGAGTTCATCCTGAATGACACCATGGACGGTCCCGAGTTCCCGGCGCTGTTTTCGCTGAACATGCTGCTGGGCACGGCCGGAGGCCAGTCCTACAGCGAGGCCCAGCTGCGAGGTATGCTCGAGGAAGCCGGTTTCCGAGACGTGAGAAGGCTCGATTTCAAGGGCCCCAACGATTCGGGAGTGCTGCGGGCCGTGGCCGGATAGCGGGCAAAAAACGGGCGCGGCCATACGGCCGCGCCCGCCTTGCTCGAGAACCTGCACAGGACGGACTAGGGCTCGATCTTCGAGCCGAGAATCCCCAGGAATTTGCGCATCCACTCGGGATGGGCGGGCCACGCCGGGGCGGTCACCAGGTTGCCGTCCGCGTGGGCGTTGGAAAATGTGTCGTTGATCTCCATCCACTTGCCTCCGGCAGCGATGATGTCCGGGCGCACGGCGGGATAGGCCGTGCATCCCTTGCCCTCGAGCACCCCCGCCGCCACCAGCACCTGCGGGCCATGGCAGATGGAGGCGATGGGCTTGCCCGACGAGGCGAAGTGCCGCACGATCTCCAGCACCCGTTCGTTGAGCCGGATGTACTCGGGGGCGCGCCCGCCGGGGATCACAAGCGCGTCGTAATCCAGCGGATCGAGTCTGTCGAAATCGTGGTTGATCATGAAGTTGTGGCCGGGCTTCTCGGTGTAGGTCTGGTCTCCCTCGAAGTCGTGGACAGCCGTTTTCACCTTGTCCCCGGCCTTTTTTCCCGGGCAGACGGCATGCACGTCATGTCCGACCATAAGAAGCATCTGGAAAGGAACCATCACCTCGTAATCCTCGACGAAATCACCGACGAGCATCAGGATGCGTTTTGCAGCCATCGTGGTCCTCCATGTATGGGCCGCCCTGCCGGGCGTTGCCGGTTGGCTCCCCCATAGCCGACTTTTCGACCGGATGTAAGCGGCAACACACGTGAAAATGCCCCAAACCGGGGAAGTATGAAATGCCCTGGCCGATCAGGAGGGGAAAAACTCGCCCGGAGTGCGCCCGAAATGGCGCTTGAAGGCGGCGATGAAGGCGGATGGCGATTCGTATCCGGAGTCGATGGAGACTGAGGTCACGCTCTCGCCCCGCTGCAGCCCCGAGAGCGACAGCAAGAGACGCAGGCGCAGGCGCCACTCCCTGAAACTGAGCCCCGTCTCCTTTTCGAACAGCCTGGCCAGGGTCCGGGCGGACATCCCGGCCGTGCCGGCCAGTTCCTCCAGGGTGCGGCTGTCGTCGGGCTGGTTGCGAAGCGCCGTGCAGATGCCCGCCAGGCGCGATTCCACGGGAAACGGCAGAGTGAAATCGGCTTCGGGCAAGGTCTCCAGCTGATCCAGGAGCACGGCGACCAGGCGCCCTTCAGGGCCGT
Proteins encoded in this window:
- a CDS encoding DMT family transporter; the protein is MPPNSKINGYLAALAATIIWAGNFVLARGVAHDIPPLQLNFWRWTLALVCMLPVALPKLRADWPGMRKHWRYLAAMALVGVAALNALIYKAGQTTQSLNMALLVPTAPIMIIVMSRIIYGEPITYRRLAGVGVVLVGVLALISRGDWQHIAAVKFTPGDLWALAGSACFAVYSLFIRKRPASISLEGFNAAMFGAGIVLMVPALVWEAAVMPAPTWNASVVVAVLYAGIGCSFAAYLLWTKAISVIGPVLAGIVYYSLPLFAAIESVVILDEHIALFHIFGGGLIIAGILVATVDRRSFG
- a CDS encoding nucleoside 2-deoxyribosyltransferase translates to MNITVPPELDQIYLAGPLFSEAKQAWHRSTKARIQSETGRKVIWPYELLDQSEIATWGNDAPRRVMERCRDAMAACSLVVALLDGPQVDDGTAWEIGFAHARCIPVIGIRTDFRAAGDVPGALVNAMIHASCERIVRSVDELIKVLKAM
- a CDS encoding c-type cytochrome — its product is MRIMSCTLGLALVCMFASVSAAADGKELYVRCQGCHGQDGSKLLKSKAEGDVLKALTGYKAKTYGGEKKTVMENLVKNLSDEDMQALAKYISTL
- a CDS encoding acetylserotonin O-methyltransferase, which encodes MTIDASSPAELLRISGSYWPTCALHAGAMLDVFTPLDGGPASAASLAPSLACDARALTMLLNALAAMGLVTKDGDAYALSDAARRFLVKTSPDYVGYIIRHHHRLMPSWAQLPDAVRSGKPVRGRGGSGDGREDFLLGMYNLASAIAPRLAKCIDLTGRERFLDLGGGPGTYAVHFCLANPGLQASVFDLDTSEAFARTIAARHGVADRIGFIPGDYLQDPVPGGFDVAWLSHILHAEDPAGCRTIIGKAAKALKPGGLVFIHEFILNDTMDGPEFPALFSLNMLLGTAGGQSYSEAQLRGMLEEAGFRDVRRLDFKGPNDSGVLRAVAG
- a CDS encoding DJ-1/PfpI family protein; this translates as MAAKRILMLVGDFVEDYEVMVPFQMLLMVGHDVHAVCPGKKAGDKVKTAVHDFEGDQTYTEKPGHNFMINHDFDRLDPLDYDALVIPGGRAPEYIRLNERVLEIVRHFASSGKPIASICHGPQVLVAAGVLEGKGCTAYPAVRPDIIAAGGKWMEINDTFSNAHADGNLVTAPAWPAHPEWMRKFLGILGSKIEP
- a CDS encoding AraC family transcriptional regulator, whose amino-acid sequence is MHSRSESLAAGSWTKPHAHSWAQFTYASSGILEVRTSQGSHIVPPQRAVWVPPDTEHAVVSSGPALMRSLYIDSDAAPWVAEAPCRVLEVTPLARELILAVSALPADYPMDGPEGRLVAVLLDQLETLPEADFTLPFPVESRLAGICTALRNQPDDSRTLEELAGTAGMSARTLARLFEKETGLSFREWRLRLRLLLSLSGLQRGESVTSVSIDSGYESPSAFIAAFKRHFGRTPGEFFPS